In a single window of the Chloroflexi bacterium ADurb.Bin180 genome:
- the crp_2 gene encoding cAMP receptor protein — translation MPVDAQALANLPFFSRLDAAGLAEVAPHVREVALEPGQVAVWEGEPCSAVYFVVRGLVRTRRMSLNGREHVLSYLGAGTCFNLVPALDGKPNPLTVDAVTATTLYSVACADCRSILARNSEMAHALLEHLAGEVRTLSDMVESLALHTVRARLARFLLDIVSGKAPPRAWTQEEVAAHIGTVREMVGRTLRDFTQEGLIRRERGRIVVLDPDRLTRESGS, via the coding sequence GTGCCCGTTGATGCGCAAGCGTTAGCCAATCTGCCGTTCTTCTCCCGCCTGGACGCAGCCGGCCTGGCGGAGGTCGCGCCGCACGTGCGTGAGGTCGCGCTGGAGCCGGGCCAGGTAGCGGTCTGGGAGGGTGAGCCCTGCAGCGCGGTCTATTTCGTGGTCCGCGGCCTGGTGCGCACCAGGCGTATGTCGCTCAACGGTCGCGAGCACGTGCTCTCCTACCTCGGGGCCGGTACCTGCTTCAACCTCGTACCCGCCCTGGATGGCAAGCCCAACCCGCTCACCGTCGATGCCGTGACTGCCACCACGCTCTACTCCGTGGCCTGCGCCGACTGCCGCTCCATTCTGGCCCGCAACAGCGAGATGGCCCACGCCCTGCTGGAGCATCTGGCCGGCGAGGTGCGCACGCTCAGCGATATGGTCGAGTCGCTGGCCCTGCACACGGTCCGCGCTCGCCTGGCCCGCTTTCTGCTGGACATCGTGTCCGGCAAGGCGCCGCCCCGCGCCTGGACCCAGGAAGAAGTAGCTGCCCACATCGGCACGGTGCGCGAGATGGTCGGCCGCACCCTGCGCGATTTCACCCAGGAAGGCCTGATCCGCCGCGAACGCGGCCGCATTGTTGTCCTCGACCCCGACCGACTCA